A genomic segment from Herpetosiphonaceae bacterium encodes:
- a CDS encoding site-2 protease family protein: MSLEQINDHPVVDDHILPVMAGLIEPQAINRQPNGTIVVRGRLLTSAERVYRPLRARFETLGYTPFIRPHADGVELIAAPGVIERQPLRWRLNLVLFIATVLSVLLIGALNEIGAAGLELSAVLRDPRLLGLGIPFTATVIGILATHEMGHYVVSRLRGAPASLPYFIPMPLSLTGTMGAVIVQREPFEDRRTLLEVAVAGPLAGLAVAIPLLFYGLATSTVAPAPDGPYYLEGNSLLYAAAKYLVFGQWLPNGRVDVQLNPVAWGAWIGLLVTMFNLLPAGQLDGGHIAYALFGKRAEWLAYAIMLLCLGLGLTGATTWLIWVLLIGLMGPRHPPPFNDLVKLRPAHIVLGVVGLITFVLLFMPEPLRLIQ, encoded by the coding sequence ATGAGCTTGGAACAGATCAACGATCATCCAGTTGTCGATGATCATATTTTGCCTGTCATGGCCGGGCTGATCGAGCCTCAGGCCATCAATCGGCAGCCAAACGGAACGATCGTCGTGCGCGGGAGGCTGCTGACCAGCGCCGAGCGCGTGTATCGCCCGCTGCGAGCGCGCTTCGAGACGCTTGGCTACACACCGTTTATCCGTCCGCACGCCGACGGCGTAGAGCTGATCGCCGCGCCGGGCGTGATCGAGCGACAGCCGTTGCGCTGGCGCCTCAATCTTGTGCTGTTTATCGCTACGGTGCTGAGCGTGCTGCTGATCGGCGCGCTGAACGAGATCGGCGCGGCTGGCCTTGAGCTGAGCGCTGTGCTGCGCGATCCCAGATTGCTTGGCCTGGGCATTCCCTTCACCGCAACGGTGATCGGGATTCTGGCGACGCACGAGATGGGACATTATGTTGTCAGCCGGCTGCGGGGCGCGCCCGCGAGCCTGCCCTACTTCATCCCAATGCCGCTTTCGCTCACGGGCACGATGGGCGCGGTGATCGTGCAGCGCGAGCCGTTTGAAGATCGGCGGACGCTGCTGGAGGTGGCCGTAGCGGGTCCGCTGGCCGGGCTGGCGGTGGCGATCCCGCTGCTCTTCTACGGCCTGGCGACCTCGACAGTCGCGCCCGCGCCGGATGGGCCGTACTACCTCGAAGGCAACTCGCTCTTGTACGCGGCGGCGAAGTATCTGGTCTTTGGGCAATGGCTGCCGAACGGCAGAGTGGATGTCCAGCTCAACCCCGTGGCGTGGGGCGCGTGGATCGGGCTGCTGGTGACGATGTTCAATCTGCTGCCCGCCGGGCAGCTCGACGGCGGACATATCGCCTACGCGCTCTTTGGCAAGCGAGCCGAGTGGTTGGCGTACGCGATCATGCTGCTGTGCCTGGGCCTGGGGCTTACCGGGGCGACGACCTGGCTGATCTGGGTGCTGCTGATCGGCCTGATGGGGCCGCGACACCCGCCGCCCTTCAACGACCTGGTCAAGCTGCGGCCAGCTCATATCGTGCTGGGAGTCGTCGGGCTGATCACCTTTGTGCTGTTGTTCATGCCCGAACCGCTGCGGCTGATTCAGTAG
- the moeB gene encoding molybdopterin-synthase adenylyltransferase MoeB, whose translation MLDTQVLSNDEIRRYSRHLIMPEVGMAGQTALKQASVLLIGAGGLGSPLALYLAAAGVGQLGLVDFDVVDESNLQRQVIHGTGTLGISKLESARRRIADLNPHVEVTTYNTGLTSENAFEILRPYDIVIDGTDNFPTRYLVNDACVMLGKPNVYGSIFRFEGQASVFGVREGPCYRCLYPEPPPPGLVPSCAEGGVFGVLPGIIGTIQATEAIKLIIGKGDPLIGRLLLFDALEMRFRELKLRKNSDCPACGDHPTVTELIDYQMFCGIVPEQIGLPAENRTTPSELIAALGSTTPPRVIDVREPHEWEIVRLEQARLIPLATLPAHLHEYDRDAPIVVHCKSGARSAKATQLLKDAGFRDVKNLEGGILRWAQEIDPSLPTY comes from the coding sequence ATGCTTGATACACAGGTTCTTTCCAACGACGAGATTCGTCGCTACAGCCGCCACCTGATCATGCCTGAGGTGGGCATGGCCGGGCAGACGGCGCTCAAACAGGCGAGCGTGCTGCTGATCGGCGCGGGCGGGCTGGGCTCGCCACTGGCGCTCTACCTCGCGGCGGCGGGCGTAGGACAGCTCGGCCTCGTCGACTTCGACGTGGTCGACGAGTCGAATTTGCAGCGCCAGGTGATCCACGGCACCGGCACGCTGGGCATCTCCAAGCTCGAATCGGCGCGGCGGCGCATCGCCGATCTCAATCCACACGTCGAGGTGACAACCTACAACACGGGCCTGACCTCGGAGAACGCCTTTGAGATCCTGCGTCCGTACGACATCGTGATCGACGGCACCGACAACTTCCCGACGCGCTATCTGGTCAACGATGCCTGCGTGATGCTGGGCAAGCCCAACGTCTACGGCTCGATCTTCCGCTTCGAGGGCCAGGCTTCCGTCTTTGGCGTGCGCGAGGGTCCCTGCTACCGCTGCCTGTATCCTGAGCCGCCGCCGCCGGGCCTGGTGCCAAGCTGCGCCGAGGGCGGCGTCTTCGGCGTGCTGCCGGGCATCATCGGCACGATCCAGGCGACCGAGGCGATCAAGCTGATCATCGGCAAGGGCGATCCGCTGATCGGGCGGCTGCTGCTCTTCGACGCGCTTGAGATGCGCTTTCGCGAGCTGAAGCTGCGCAAGAATAGCGACTGTCCCGCCTGCGGCGATCACCCGACTGTCACCGAGCTGATCGACTACCAGATGTTCTGCGGCATCGTGCCTGAGCAGATCGGCCTGCCCGCCGAGAATCGCACCACGCCCTCAGAGCTGATCGCCGCGCTGGGCAGCACGACGCCGCCGCGGGTGATCGACGTGCGCGAGCCGCACGAGTGGGAGATCGTCCGCCTTGAGCAGGCGCGGCTGATCCCGCTGGCGACGCTGCCCGCGCATCTCCACGAGTACGATCGCGACGCGCCGATCGTGGTCCACTGCAAGAGCGGCGCACGCTCGGCCAAGGCGACGCAGTTGCTCAAGGACGCGGGCTTTCGCGATGTCAAGAACCTGGAGGGCGGCATTCTGCGCTGGGCGCAGGAGATCGATCCCTCGCTCCCGACCTACTAG
- a CDS encoding ubiquitin-like small modifier protein 1, producing the protein MAVTVIIPTALRQYAAGQREVVAEGTTIGEVLQQITTQHADFGRQIFGDDGNLRSFVNVYRNDDDVRYLDGLATPVADGDEVSIIPAIAGGK; encoded by the coding sequence ATGGCGGTAACGGTGATCATCCCGACGGCCTTGCGACAGTACGCCGCCGGGCAGCGCGAAGTAGTGGCCGAGGGCACGACGATCGGTGAGGTGCTACAGCAGATCACGACGCAGCACGCCGATTTTGGCAGGCAGATCTTTGGCGACGACGGCAATCTGCGCTCGTTCGTCAACGTCTATCGCAACGACGACGACGTGCGCTACCTCGACGGCCTGGCAACGCCCGTCGCGGATGGCGACGAGGTGAGTATCATCCCGGCGATTGCAGGGGGGAAGTAG
- a CDS encoding AraC family ligand binding domain-containing protein, which yields MSTQPPLPSAILVDLAALAVAAHQSGPRWSHESADLDLTLLSWPSPQQIAPHVNDEVDVLLIGVQGSGEVTVNAATYRLVPGMALLIPKGAQRSMRSTDDGWSYLSVHRRRRGLWPTVRGEPLR from the coding sequence ATGAGTACACAACCACCACTACCGAGCGCCATTTTGGTCGATCTCGCAGCGCTGGCCGTCGCCGCCCATCAGAGCGGCCCGCGCTGGAGCCACGAGAGCGCCGATCTGGATCTGACGCTGTTGAGCTGGCCGTCGCCGCAGCAGATCGCGCCACATGTCAACGACGAGGTCGATGTGCTGCTGATCGGCGTGCAGGGCAGCGGCGAGGTAACGGTCAACGCCGCGACCTATCGGCTCGTGCCGGGTATGGCGCTGCTGATCCCCAAAGGCGCGCAGCGCTCGATGCGCTCGACCGACGACGGCTGGAGCTACCTGAGCGTTCATCGACGGCGGCGCGGCCTCTGGCCGACCGTTCGCGGCGAGCCGCTGCGGTAG
- a CDS encoding proline dehydrogenase family protein: MRSRLSRPLARRFVAGETAEQAFDAVAQLNSQGALVTLDYLGENVTSAAEAAAVRQTYIGLLDEIGQRGLKCNVSLKLTALGLDVSRSTCEANLRAILDAAQRHDNFVRIDMEGSDYTQVTLDIFEQMFVAEGRKNVGVVIQSYLYRSAADIERTIDLQARVRLCKGAYNEPPSVAYPQKADVDKNYIALARRLVCDGNYPGLATHDSAIIDWIKAFAREQQIDHGRYEFQMLYGVRRDLQQQLIKDGYKVRVYVPFGEAWYPYLMRRLAERPANLLFILRALRHS; encoded by the coding sequence ATGCGGAGCAGACTGTCGCGCCCTTTGGCTCGTCGTTTCGTTGCCGGTGAGACAGCTGAGCAAGCGTTTGATGCTGTTGCGCAGTTGAACAGCCAGGGAGCCCTGGTGACACTCGATTATCTTGGCGAGAACGTAACGTCCGCCGCAGAGGCGGCGGCGGTTCGGCAAACGTACATCGGCCTGCTCGATGAGATCGGGCAGCGCGGCCTCAAGTGCAACGTCTCGCTGAAGCTGACGGCGCTGGGCCTGGACGTCAGCCGCTCGACCTGCGAGGCCAATCTGCGCGCGATCCTCGACGCCGCGCAGCGCCACGATAACTTCGTGCGGATCGACATGGAGGGCTCGGATTATACCCAGGTGACGCTCGACATCTTCGAGCAGATGTTCGTCGCCGAGGGGCGTAAAAACGTCGGCGTGGTGATCCAGTCGTATCTTTATCGCAGCGCGGCGGACATCGAGCGGACGATCGACCTACAGGCGCGCGTGCGGCTGTGCAAGGGCGCGTACAACGAGCCGCCGTCGGTCGCTTACCCGCAGAAGGCCGACGTAGACAAGAATTACATCGCCCTGGCCCGGCGGCTGGTCTGCGACGGCAACTATCCCGGCCTGGCGACTCACGATAGCGCGATCATCGACTGGATCAAAGCCTTTGCCCGCGAGCAGCAGATCGATCACGGGCGCTACGAGTTTCAGATGCTCTATGGCGTGCGCCGCGACCTTCAGCAGCAGTTAATCAAAGACGGCTACAAGGTCCGCGTTTATGTGCCCTTCGGCGAGGCATGGTATCCCTACCTGATGCGGCGGCTGGCCGAGCGACCCGCCAATCTTTTGTTTATCCTGAGGGCGCTGCGCCACAGCTAG
- a CDS encoding solute carrier family 23 protein translates to MARPLVQGYLPQDRPAAPAMISLGLQHVVTMFPATVLVAILTGFDVGVTLFASGLATVLALLLSRGRIPLYYGSSFAYIVPVAAIVKLYGVPVAQAGIIATAFVSILTGLLIRQVGRGVLDRILPPIITGSMAIVIGIALAKAALDMATGACCLGDNLTAQGGSWFVVALATLLITVCASVYLQGRGLLGMLPVLIGALSGYAIAFAVGLVDFSNVATAPWFAVPNFSLPDFTHPQALTAMLAIAPIAIATIPESTAHLYQISLYVDKLAEELHRPPLGIRRLIGLNLMLDGLGDFVNGALGGCAGTNYGENNSLMAITRNYSAPVLMTAGVIAMLLGFIGKLAALVGTIPTAVVGGLAIYLFGVIGLQGVALMQSERVDLFNPRQLAIGATILVIGIGGSAFANGSIPVGSYNLPAIATAALFGIVLNLLFMFAPGRSAPVEGIDEPVAAAPQHSA, encoded by the coding sequence ATGGCCCGCCCGCTTGTCCAAGGCTACCTCCCGCAAGATCGCCCCGCTGCTCCCGCGATGATCAGCCTCGGCTTGCAGCATGTGGTGACGATGTTTCCGGCCACGGTGTTGGTTGCCATCCTGACCGGCTTCGATGTCGGCGTGACGCTCTTTGCCAGCGGCCTGGCGACGGTGCTCGCGCTCCTGCTGTCCAGGGGCCGCATCCCGCTGTACTACGGCTCCAGCTTCGCCTATATCGTGCCCGTCGCGGCGATCGTCAAGCTCTACGGCGTGCCCGTCGCGCAGGCGGGCATCATCGCCACCGCGTTCGTGTCGATCCTGACTGGCCTGCTGATCCGCCAGGTTGGTCGCGGCGTGCTCGATCGCATTCTGCCGCCGATCATCACCGGCTCGATGGCGATCGTGATCGGCATTGCGCTGGCAAAGGCCGCGCTCGACATGGCGACGGGCGCGTGCTGCCTGGGCGATAATCTCACGGCGCAGGGCGGCTCCTGGTTCGTGGTGGCGCTGGCGACGCTGCTGATCACGGTCTGCGCCTCGGTCTATTTGCAGGGCCGTGGCCTGCTGGGCATGCTGCCCGTGCTGATCGGCGCGCTGAGCGGCTACGCAATCGCCTTCGCCGTCGGGCTGGTGGACTTCAGCAACGTTGCCACCGCGCCCTGGTTTGCGGTGCCCAACTTCAGCCTGCCGGACTTTACCCATCCCCAGGCGCTCACCGCGATGCTGGCGATTGCGCCGATCGCGATTGCGACGATCCCCGAATCGACAGCGCATCTCTACCAGATCAGCCTGTACGTCGATAAGCTGGCCGAGGAGCTGCACCGACCGCCGCTTGGCATTCGGCGGCTGATCGGCCTCAACCTGATGCTCGACGGCCTGGGCGACTTCGTCAACGGCGCGCTTGGCGGCTGCGCCGGGACCAACTACGGCGAGAACAATTCGCTGATGGCGATCACCCGCAACTACTCGGCCCCGGTGCTGATGACTGCGGGCGTGATCGCGATGCTGCTGGGCTTTATCGGCAAGCTGGCCGCGCTCGTCGGCACGATCCCGACGGCGGTCGTCGGCGGCCTGGCGATCTACCTCTTCGGCGTGATCGGCCTGCAAGGTGTGGCCCTGATGCAATCGGAGCGGGTCGATCTGTTCAATCCGCGCCAGCTTGCGATCGGCGCGACGATCCTGGTGATCGGCATCGGCGGCAGCGCCTTCGCCAACGGCTCGATCCCAGTCGGCAGCTATAACCTTCCAGCCATCGCCACGGCAGCGCTCTTCGGCATCGTGCTCAATCTGCTGTTTATGTTCGCGCCTGGTCGGAGCGCGCCCGTCGAAGGCATCGACGAGCCTGTCGCCGCCGCGCCGCAGCACTCGGCATAA
- a CDS encoding TIGR03943 family protein: MTTLRAQPTTTNWAALIEGCILAGLGAMLLRKTWDGQLPLYIHPRYTTLLLATSILVLLIGAFRLWQTGEGAQPLRGRLSVYGLLLAPLLLGVLIPAKPAGSALVDPRQMNNVGRGYTKPSALANDDSTKWTLYDWLFARYTLKPDEARGKAVDVVGFVYRDPNGQQTAADEFYVVRYTLACCVADRTNVSLPVKWSDATTLPNDQWVRVTGKIDLRPGEGPPEFVVTEARVEAVPQPSEPYLYP, encoded by the coding sequence ATGACGACCCTGCGTGCGCAACCGACAACGACCAACTGGGCAGCCTTGATCGAGGGCTGTATCCTGGCCGGGCTTGGCGCGATGCTGCTGCGCAAGACCTGGGACGGCCAGTTGCCGCTGTATATTCACCCGCGCTACACGACGCTGTTGCTGGCGACCTCGATCCTGGTCCTGCTGATCGGCGCGTTCCGGCTGTGGCAGACCGGCGAGGGCGCGCAGCCGCTGCGCGGGCGGCTCAGCGTCTATGGCCTGCTGCTGGCTCCGCTGCTGCTGGGTGTCCTGATCCCGGCCAAGCCCGCCGGATCGGCGCTAGTCGATCCGCGCCAGATGAATAACGTCGGGCGCGGCTACACCAAGCCAAGCGCGCTGGCGAACGACGACTCGACCAAGTGGACGCTGTACGACTGGCTTTTCGCGCGCTACACGCTCAAGCCCGACGAGGCCAGGGGCAAGGCGGTGGATGTGGTCGGCTTTGTGTATCGCGATCCCAACGGCCAGCAGACAGCCGCCGACGAGTTTTATGTCGTGCGCTACACGCTGGCCTGCTGCGTCGCCGACCGTACCAACGTCTCGCTGCCGGTGAAGTGGTCCGACGCGACCACGCTGCCCAACGACCAGTGGGTGCGCGTCACGGGCAAGATCGACCTGCGCCCTGGCGAGGGGCCGCCGGAGTTTGTCGTCACCGAGGCGCGGGTCGAGGCCGTGCCGCAGCCGAGCGAGCCGTATCTGTACCCGTAG
- a CDS encoding M67 family metallopeptidase — protein sequence MLIVSRATLETIHAQGRASYPDECCGLLIGRCEAERRVALQVWPVPNEWTAEVPLTESEGEHSLRDRFYIPPRAYLQAQRAAARHDLDVIGCYHTHPDDRAWPSERDRVGAAGVGGGPDFSFMIVSILQGTPADVASALLSADGQQWLPEELLIEEA from the coding sequence ATGCTGATCGTATCGCGAGCGACGCTTGAGACGATTCATGCCCAGGGCCGCGCGAGCTATCCCGACGAGTGCTGCGGCCTGCTGATCGGGCGCTGCGAGGCCGAGCGCCGGGTGGCGCTGCAAGTCTGGCCCGTGCCTAACGAGTGGACCGCCGAGGTGCCTCTGACGGAGAGCGAGGGCGAGCACTCGCTGCGCGATCGGTTTTACATCCCGCCACGGGCCTATCTTCAGGCCCAGCGCGCGGCGGCGCGACACGATCTGGACGTGATTGGCTGCTACCATACGCATCCCGACGACCGCGCGTGGCCCTCGGAGCGCGACCGGGTGGGCGCTGCGGGCGTGGGCGGCGGCCCCGATTTTTCGTTTATGATTGTATCGATACTCCAGGGCACGCCTGCCGATGTCGCCAGCGCGCTGCTCTCAGCCGACGGCCAGCAATGGCTGCCGGAAGAGCTTTTGATCGAGGAGGCATAG
- a CDS encoding FmdE family protein, whose translation MPAQLQAMLEAAAALHDHLCPRQVLGVRIGVYAGELLGLDLPQRDKRLWTFVESDGCFADGVAAATGCWLGRRTLRLVDLGKIAATFVDTQTGRAVRIRPSPYARDRAMQHAPHAASRWHAYLDAYQTMPTTDLLDAQPVVLTVEMAKIISRPDVRVMCQRCAEEIINEREVLRAGAVLCQSCAGDAYYRSADEQH comes from the coding sequence ATGCCCGCGCAACTCCAGGCCATGCTCGAAGCAGCCGCCGCGCTGCACGATCACCTGTGCCCGCGCCAGGTGCTTGGGGTGCGCATCGGGGTCTACGCCGGGGAGCTGCTCGGCCTCGATCTGCCGCAGCGCGACAAGCGCCTGTGGACCTTCGTCGAGAGCGACGGCTGCTTCGCCGACGGCGTCGCGGCGGCGACCGGCTGCTGGCTGGGACGGCGCACCCTGCGCCTGGTGGATCTGGGCAAGATCGCGGCGACGTTCGTCGACACGCAGACCGGGCGCGCGGTGCGGATTCGCCCCTCACCTTATGCGCGCGATCGAGCCATGCAGCACGCGCCGCACGCGGCAAGTCGCTGGCACGCCTACCTCGACGCCTACCAGACGATGCCGACGACCGATCTACTGGACGCTCAGCCCGTGGTGCTGACGGTCGAGATGGCGAAGATCATCAGCCGCCCCGATGTGCGCGTCATGTGCCAGCGCTGCGCCGAGGAGATCATCAACGAGCGCGAGGTGCTGCGCGCCGGAGCGGTGCTCTGCCAAAGCTGCGCCGGAGACGCCTACTACCGCAGCGCCGACGAGCAGCATTGA
- a CDS encoding type I restriction endonuclease, whose translation MDFIDKIRELSARIQKQLPHIQTEEATKNALIMPFISALGYNVFDPTEVTPELHADVGLKKGEKVDYAILKDGKPIILFECKWHGADLNKEHASQLYRYFSVTEARFGVLTNGISYRFFTDLEAPNKMDARPFFEFNMLDIREQDVEELKKFTKSAYDLNGILTTASELKYSREIQRIMADQLQQPSEEFVKFFASQVYSGRLTPAIRDQFTQITRRALKRFINDQINERLKSALGTDTQLTPAEQQITAPLPAEESKTAQEQLSVVTTADEMQAYYVVKAVLYGVVDAKRVVLRDVQSYCSVLLDDNNRRPICRLYFNGPQKYLGLFDNEQRKETKIQIGGIDEIYQYSDRLRSTIGVYEKK comes from the coding sequence ATGGACTTTATTGACAAAATTCGCGAACTGTCGGCTCGTATCCAAAAACAGTTACCTCATATTCAAACTGAAGAGGCGACGAAAAATGCTTTGATTATGCCGTTCATCAGTGCCCTTGGCTACAACGTCTTCGATCCCACAGAGGTTACACCTGAACTGCATGCCGATGTTGGCTTGAAAAAGGGCGAGAAGGTGGATTATGCCATCTTGAAAGATGGAAAGCCTATCATCCTCTTTGAGTGTAAATGGCATGGCGCGGACCTCAATAAAGAACATGCGTCGCAATTGTACCGTTATTTCAGTGTTACCGAAGCACGTTTTGGTGTACTCACAAATGGCATCTCGTATCGCTTCTTCACTGACCTTGAAGCTCCCAATAAAATGGATGCCAGACCCTTCTTTGAGTTCAACATGCTTGATATACGTGAGCAAGATGTTGAGGAACTGAAGAAGTTTACCAAGTCTGCTTATGATCTCAATGGCATCTTGACAACTGCTAGTGAGTTGAAATATAGCCGTGAAATCCAACGTATCATGGCGGACCAACTACAACAGCCATCCGAAGAGTTTGTTAAATTCTTCGCATCACAAGTGTATAGCGGGCGTCTAACACCCGCTATCCGAGATCAGTTTACGCAAATAACGCGACGTGCTCTCAAACGTTTCATCAATGATCAAATCAATGAGCGTCTGAAATCAGCGCTTGGTACAGATACACAGCTCACTCCAGCAGAGCAGCAAATAACTGCACCACTCCCAGCCGAAGAAAGCAAAACAGCTCAGGAGCAACTTTCTGTCGTCACTACAGCGGATGAAATGCAGGCATATTACGTCGTCAAAGCTGTATTGTATGGTGTCGTTGATGCCAAGCGTGTTGTCCTGCGTGATGTGCAGAGTTATTGTAGCGTACTGCTTGATGACAACAATAGAAGACCTATTTGTCGCCTTTACTTCAACGGTCCGCAAAAATATCTAGGGTTGTTTGATAACGAGCAGCGGAAGGAAACAAAAATACAGATTGGAGGCATCGACGAAATCTACCAATACTCAGATCGATTACGATCTACGATCGGCGTGTACGAGAAGAAGTAG
- a CDS encoding PLP-dependent aminotransferase family protein, which yields MLDTVSPSTEPIPLAGWARSLQPSAIQDMLALLARPGLLSFALGLPAAELFPKEHFAQAVAQVVSNDPVAFQYQPTLRPLKTHIVRLMQQRGVTCCEEQVFITTGAQQAMNLLIHLLLDPGGQVLTEEIIYSGLQQAIAPFQPEILTVSTDLETGVDVDAVEALLASGARPAFMYAMSAGHNPLSISMSAEKRSRLVELARRYHMPILEDDAYGFLYYDGQGAPPMRALDDQWVFYLGSFSKTLMPTLRVGWLIVPEELIEKLSVIKESSDINTSTFTQRAICAYLDAGHLPAHLDTLRQEYGIRRDAMHAALERHFPREARWKKPSHGMFFWVELPSTVDTGEALRVAVEQENVAFIPGHAFAVGNSRQGANCMRLNFSNCPPELIEEGIGRLGRVLRSL from the coding sequence ATGCTTGATACAGTCTCGCCTTCGACGGAACCGATCCCGCTGGCTGGCTGGGCTCGATCGCTTCAGCCGTCGGCGATCCAGGACATGCTGGCGCTGTTAGCGCGTCCCGGCCTGCTCTCGTTTGCGCTGGGCCTTCCGGCGGCAGAATTGTTCCCAAAGGAGCATTTCGCGCAGGCCGTGGCGCAGGTCGTGAGCAACGATCCGGTTGCGTTTCAGTACCAGCCGACTCTGCGGCCACTCAAGACGCATATCGTCAGGCTGATGCAGCAGCGCGGCGTTACCTGCTGCGAAGAGCAGGTCTTCATCACCACAGGCGCTCAGCAGGCGATGAATCTGCTGATCCATCTGCTGCTGGACCCCGGCGGGCAGGTGTTGACCGAGGAGATTATTTATAGCGGCCTCCAGCAGGCGATTGCGCCGTTCCAGCCTGAGATCTTGACCGTTTCGACGGATCTTGAAACCGGGGTGGACGTCGACGCGGTCGAGGCGCTGCTGGCGTCGGGCGCGCGGCCTGCGTTCATGTATGCGATGAGCGCGGGCCACAATCCGCTGAGCATCAGCATGAGCGCCGAGAAGCGGTCGCGCCTGGTGGAGCTAGCCCGCCGATACCACATGCCGATCCTCGAAGACGATGCCTACGGCTTCCTCTACTACGATGGGCAGGGCGCGCCGCCGATGCGCGCGCTCGACGATCAGTGGGTCTTCTACCTGGGCTCCTTCTCCAAAACGCTGATGCCGACGTTGCGCGTCGGCTGGCTGATCGTGCCCGAAGAGCTGATCGAAAAGCTCAGCGTGATCAAGGAGTCGAGCGACATCAACACGTCGACCTTTACCCAGCGCGCGATCTGCGCCTACCTGGATGCGGGCCATCTGCCCGCGCATCTCGACACGCTGCGCCAAGAGTACGGCATCCGGCGCGACGCGATGCACGCTGCGCTTGAGCGGCACTTTCCCCGCGAGGCGCGCTGGAAGAAGCCATCGCACGGCATGTTCTTCTGGGTTGAGCTGCCGTCGACGGTGGATACCGGCGAGGCGCTCAGGGTTGCCGTCGAGCAGGAGAACGTCGCGTTCATCCCCGGCCATGCGTTCGCCGTCGGCAATAGCCGCCAGGGTGCCAACTGTATGCGCCTGAATTTCTCGAACTGCCCGCCGGAGCTGATCGAAGAGGGTATCGGGCGGCTGGGGCGAGTGCTCCGATCGTTGTAG
- the hppD gene encoding 4-hydroxyphenylpyruvate dioxygenase — translation MTVAQLEEIAAQPHNVLKLKYFDYVELYVGNPVQAAHYYQTVFGFTPVAYAGLETKVRDKASYVLTQGDIRLVLTGSLDGNSPIAEHVKIHGDSVKDIAFEVDDATAVFEAAVRHGARPVLEPTVFEGQKGRVIKATIAAYGDTVHSFVQRNEYEGIFFPGYHKFSSALATEPTGLVEIDHVAVGIEPGQLDYWVDFYKKVLSFHEMLEEMISTEHSAMNSKVVEDSGQRIKFPLVEPAPSMSERKSQIEEYLHYHNGAGTQHLAFLTNDIVTTMRAWQARGIRFLRTPGAYYDLLEDRVGKLDPALMTNLRELSILVDRDDWGSLMQIFTKPVTSRPTMFLELIQRNGARGFGGGNIKALFQAVEREQELRGTF, via the coding sequence ATGACAGTCGCGCAGCTTGAGGAGATCGCAGCACAGCCACATAACGTGCTGAAGCTGAAATACTTTGACTACGTTGAACTCTACGTCGGCAATCCGGTCCAGGCAGCGCACTATTATCAGACGGTCTTTGGCTTCACGCCGGTAGCCTACGCCGGCCTGGAAACCAAAGTTCGCGACAAGGCTTCGTATGTGCTCACCCAGGGCGATATTCGCCTGGTGCTGACCGGCTCGCTGGACGGCAATAGCCCGATCGCCGAGCACGTCAAGATCCATGGCGATAGCGTCAAAGATATTGCCTTTGAGGTCGATGATGCCACGGCTGTCTTTGAAGCTGCGGTGCGTCACGGCGCAAGGCCGGTGCTGGAGCCGACGGTCTTCGAGGGCCAGAAGGGCCGCGTGATCAAAGCGACGATCGCAGCCTACGGCGATACCGTTCACTCGTTCGTGCAGCGCAACGAGTACGAGGGCATCTTCTTCCCCGGCTACCATAAGTTTAGCAGCGCGCTGGCAACCGAGCCGACGGGCCTGGTCGAGATCGATCACGTCGCGGTCGGCATCGAGCCCGGACAGCTAGACTATTGGGTTGATTTCTACAAGAAGGTGCTCAGCTTCCACGAGATGCTTGAAGAGATGATCTCGACCGAGCACAGCGCGATGAACTCCAAGGTGGTCGAGGATAGCGGCCAGCGTATCAAGTTTCCGCTGGTCGAGCCCGCACCGTCGATGTCGGAGCGGAAGTCGCAGATCGAGGAGTACCTGCACTATCACAACGGCGCGGGCACGCAGCACCTCGCGTTTTTGACCAATGATATTGTCACGACGATGCGCGCCTGGCAAGCGCGCGGTATCCGCTTCCTGCGCACGCCAGGCGCGTACTACGATCTGCTGGAAGATCGCGTCGGGAAGCTGGACCCCGCGCTGATGACTAACCTGCGCGAGCTAAGCATTCTGGTCGATCGCGATGACTGGGGCTCGCTGATGCAGATCTTTACCAAGCCGGTGACGAGCCGCCCGACGATGTTCTTGGAGCTGATCCAGCGCAATGGCGCGCGCGGCTTTGGCGGCGGCAACATCAAGGCGCTCTTCCAGGCCGTCGAGCGCGAGCAAGAGCTACGTGGAACATTCTAG